One Sulfurihydrogenibium subterraneum DSM 15120 DNA segment encodes these proteins:
- the recJ gene encoding single-stranded-DNA-specific exonuclease RecJ, translating into MDIGLSGYQWVLLSQTNPAPEELKDRFGEVFAQVLYNRKDLFDKDFSEDYIVPQLKNLINPSYFYSLEEVAIKLVDSIKKQKRIVIYGDYDADGITSTALLVNFFRDIKVPVKYYIPSRFTEGYGLNKEAIKSISDTADVLIVVDSGTNAIEELLYAKSLGLEVFVLDHHEPSDFWIDKNPLTFDSSIHIINPKFYDDEKINLMFKHLATVGIAFYLISLIRRFLNIEDIKLRNYLDIVAIGTIADIVPMSFINRVMVKTGLEEINKKNRIGITKLREVASIQRDVNTQDIAFMIAPRINAAGRLADARKSVKLLTTKDEISATFLANELENLNKKRQKITDNVLKEAELEISKYPLESAIVLGRENWHSGVVGIVAGKLVEKYKIPTVILSIENGKAVGSARSVSKVNIYKALDKCKHLFEKFGGHSAAAGLTINSDKIQEFRYALNQTVKEVAEEKPWAVKEIDMEVPLSYWDKGKVLQLYQLAPFGEKNPYPKFIDRNLRVDFFSVYGKNLVILDLRDKNKKVFTVKCWKGQDIVNQIYVGSIIDIVYTPEISNYKGIESIEFTIDDIKIVK; encoded by the coding sequence GCGCAAGTTCTTTACAATAGAAAAGACTTATTTGATAAAGATTTTTCTGAAGATTACATAGTCCCTCAACTTAAAAATCTGATAAATCCGTCTTATTTCTACTCGTTAGAAGAAGTGGCGATAAAATTAGTAGATTCTATAAAAAAGCAAAAAAGAATAGTTATATACGGAGACTACGATGCAGATGGTATAACAAGTACCGCATTACTTGTAAACTTTTTCCGAGACATTAAAGTACCTGTAAAATATTACATACCAAGCAGGTTTACAGAAGGCTACGGTTTAAACAAAGAAGCAATAAAAAGTATATCTGATACGGCAGATGTTTTAATAGTGGTTGATAGTGGAACAAACGCTATTGAGGAGCTCCTTTACGCGAAAAGTTTAGGATTAGAAGTTTTTGTTTTAGACCATCATGAGCCATCAGATTTTTGGATTGATAAAAATCCATTGACTTTCGATTCAAGTATACACATAATAAATCCTAAATTTTACGACGATGAAAAAATCAACCTTATGTTTAAACACTTAGCAACAGTAGGTATTGCTTTTTATCTTATCTCTTTAATTAGAAGATTTTTAAATATAGAAGACATAAAACTAAGAAATTATTTAGATATAGTGGCTATAGGGACTATAGCTGACATAGTACCTATGTCTTTTATAAATAGAGTTATGGTTAAAACTGGATTAGAAGAGATAAACAAAAAAAATAGAATAGGCATCACAAAACTAAGAGAAGTCGCATCAATTCAAAGAGATGTAAATACTCAAGACATAGCATTTATGATAGCTCCAAGGATAAATGCAGCTGGAAGATTAGCAGATGCAAGAAAATCTGTAAAACTTTTGACTACAAAAGATGAAATATCTGCAACCTTTTTAGCAAATGAACTTGAAAATCTAAACAAGAAAAGACAAAAGATAACAGATAACGTATTAAAAGAAGCTGAATTAGAAATCAGTAAATATCCTTTAGAAAGCGCAATTGTACTTGGAAGAGAAAATTGGCATAGTGGAGTGGTAGGAATAGTAGCAGGAAAGTTGGTAGAAAAATACAAGATACCTACTGTTATCCTTTCCATAGAAAACGGTAAAGCCGTTGGTTCTGCAAGAAGTGTATCAAAAGTAAATATATATAAAGCTTTAGACAAGTGTAAACATTTATTTGAAAAATTTGGGGGACATTCTGCAGCAGCAGGATTAACAATAAATTCTGATAAAATACAGGAATTTAGATATGCCCTTAACCAAACTGTTAAAGAAGTTGCTGAAGAAAAGCCTTGGGCTGTAAAAGAGATTGATATGGAAGTTCCACTATCATACTGGGACAAAGGAAAGGTATTACAACTCTATCAGCTTGCACCTTTTGGAGAGAAAAATCCTTATCCAAAGTTTATAGATAGAAACCTAAGAGTAGACTTTTTTTCTGTTTATGGAAAAAATTTAGTAATTTTAGATTTAAGAGATAAAAATAAAAAAGTCTTTACAGTTAAGTGTTGGAAAGGTCAAGATATTGTAAATCAAATATATGTAGGTTCTATAATTGACATAGTATACACTCCAGAAATAAGCAACTATAAAGGTATTGAAAGTATAGAGTTCACAATAGACGATATAAAGATTGTTAAGTAA